Proteins encoded by one window of Aspergillus puulaauensis MK2 DNA, chromosome 4, nearly complete sequence:
- a CDS encoding methyltransferase family protein (COG:S;~EggNog:ENOG410PWRS;~InterPro:IPR007269;~PFAM:PF04140;~TransMembrane:3 (o6-25i132-155o175-193i);~go_component: GO:0016021 - integral component of membrane [Evidence IEA];~go_function: GO:0004671 - protein C-terminal S-isoprenylcysteine carboxyl O-methyltransferase activity [Evidence IEA];~go_process: GO:0006481 - C-terminal protein methylation [Evidence IEA]), with amino-acid sequence MELPSLDLLSRISFALAILTSVYFIRRTNSDPNPAPNGIERGNRKDNGSIAKSDFLMTAGNELTMRRHLNFLTAVGIYHAFVAGLPDHQRTALCPAYTDTPSPSPSPTRAANTSPSVNPALFTWTPYTATTIAVLIAAALLRVAAYTNLGTSFTFRITKPPAGLKTTGVHRYVRHPSYTAFLIVAACVVMLLFREQGLVGCWFGSGIARVVERAALGWGFVVTPGLFWARVMQEEEFLAGVFGEQWGVYCARTKRFIPGVF; translated from the coding sequence ATGGAACTCCCCAGCCTGGACCTCCTCTCCCGGATCAGCTTCGCCCTCGCAATCCTCACAAGCGTCTACTTCATCCGCCGCACAAACAGCGATCCCAACCCTGCACCGAATGGAATTGAGCGTGGAAATCGCAAGGACAACGGCAGCATCGCCAAATCCGACTTCCTAATGACTGCCGGCAACGAACTCACAATGCGCCGccacctcaacttcctcacAGCCGTTGGAATCTACCACGCCTTTGTCGCCGGCCTCCCGGACCATCAGCGCACTGCCCTCTGCCCTGCATATACGGATACCCCCAGTCCTAGTCCTAGTCCTACTCGTGCAGCCAACACCTCCCCCAGCGTCAACCCAGCCCTCTTCACATGGACCCCGTATACAGCGACCACAATCGCagtcctcatcgccgccgccctcctcCGAGTAGCCGCGTACACGAACCTCGGCACCTCGTTTACATTCCGCATCACCAAGCCCCCCGCGGGGCTCAAGACGACCGGAGTGCACCGCTACGTGCGGCACCCGTCGTATACCGCGTTTCTGATTGTCGCGGCGTGTGTGGTGATGCTGCTCTTCCGGGAACAGGGGCTGGTGGGGTGCTGGTTTGGCAGTGGGATTGCGCGCGTGGTTGAGAGGGCGGCGCTGGGTTGGGGGTTTGTGGTTACGCCGGGGCTGTTCTGGGCGAGGGTTAtgcaggaggaggagtttTTGGCGGGCGTCTTTGGGGAGCAGTGGGGGGTTTACTGtgcgaggacgaagaggtttATTCCGGGTGTTTTTTAG
- a CDS encoding uncharacterized protein (COG:S;~EggNog:ENOG410PZWE;~InterPro:IPR015943,IPR001810,IPR036047,IPR011047;~PFAM:PF00646;~go_function: GO:0005515 - protein binding [Evidence IEA]), translated as MPKRKRKRESCGPKKKQNRASSGLNTHKKRTDPFTLLPWDCASIVLQYLDIRDLACCEQVSKGWRSFVQHWLVVAGHQYCLPDGWRPDIPNPITYEDALAAVKKSVVEYAAFRKLASGSASCGRRHQTCDTGVFDTSGNFTVWHTGDAIFYQKLGFREDGSLYPVQRLSLRVTGDNLRYLAVNQDGYLYLQICRPNNHPVRPEEFRDYVFALETGERLWKRRASPNANLFALGRKRIYLVGTDPQNRHLTAHDIRSGKLLYEVPFPHPVYMSKPPIPVQQPGGDEAIIHIDAVPSGRSISSVDGIQVINGKDGTVVQTIPTRIWCHGSQLIPQTGEQGGFAILSHHRTSHWYVKIQKFSQDAETGAFRSNSTEILDLGQYPDQIRQIGIEPYRYLAVSLEGRRVLPRIRTIREAQSPTIDARGLPADGATRVDRWLCLGPGQEVTLPQKYKHHRARRLFIPGPLDYDPDSCRLNFAGWDRFVLFTEPRQFYCLFDFAFRVPSNMPSNVTPDPMTLEMR; from the exons ATGCCCAAGCGAAAGAGAAAACGGGAATCTTGCGGGCccaagaagaaacagaaccGTGCTTCATCAGGTTTAAATACCCATAAGAAGCGTACAGATCCATTCACCCTTCTTCCCTGGGATTGCGCCAGTATTGTCCTGCAGTATCTGGATATCCGGGATCTTGCCTGCTGCGAACAGGTAAGTAaaggctggaggagctttgTGCAGCACTGGCTGGTCGTTGCCGGTCACCAGTACTGTTTACCAGACGGGTGGAGGCCAGATATCCCAAATCCAATAACTTACGAGGACGCGCTTGCTGCTGTAAAGAAATCAG TTGTCGAGTACGCCGCGTTTAGGAAACTCGCGTCTGGAAGCGCATCTTGCGGCCGTAGGCACCAGACCTGCGACACAGGGGTCTTCGACACGAGTGGCAACTTCACAGTCTGGCATACGGGCGATGCCATCTTCTACCAGAAATTGGGGTTCCGGGAAGACGGATCTCTGTATCCAGTCCAAAGGTTGTCGTTGAGGGTGACTGGGGATAACCTCCGGTATTTGGCCGTGAATCAAGACGGTTATCTATATCTGCAAATATGCCGTCCGAACAACCATCCTGTGAGGCCGGAGGAGTTTAG GGATTATGTCTTTGCATTGGAAACAGGAGAGCGGCTGTGGAAGCGACGGGCGTCACCCAACGCCAACTTATTTGCACttgggagaaagaggatttACCTTGTCGGTACTGACCCCCAAAACCGCCACCTAACAGCACACGATATAAGATCTGGCAAGTTGCTGTACGAGGTTCCATTCCCGCACCCAGTCTACATGTCCAAGCCGCCTATACCTGTCCAGCAGCCAGGAGGGGACGAAGCTATAATCCACATCGACGCTGTTCCATCCGGAAGAAGCATTTCTTCCGTGGACGGCATTCAGGTTATCAATGGGAAGGATGGCACAGTTGTTCAAACGATTCCAACTCGCATTTGGTGTCACGGTTCGCAGCTAATACCACAGACTGGCGAACAAGGTGGTTTCGCCATCCTGAGCCACCATCGCACCAGTCACTGGTATGTCAAAATCCAGAAGTTCTCTCAAGACGCAGAGACCGGGGCCTTTCGAAGCAACAGCACAGAGATCCTAGACTTGGGTCAGTATCCCGACCAGATCAGGCAGATTGGCATCGAGCCATATAGATATCTGGCCGTGAGTCTGGAAGGGCGCCGTGTATTACCACGGATAAGAACGATACGGGAAGCCCAAAGCCCGACTATCGATGCGCGTGGGTTGCCCGCTGATGGCGCGACCAGGGTTGATAGGTGGCTCTGTTTAGGGCCGGGGCAAGAAGTGACTCTTCCCCAGAAGTATAAGCACCATAGAGCGCGCCGGCTGTTCATCCCAGGGCCCTTGGACTATGACCCGGATAGCTGCAGGTTGAACTTTGCAGGCTGGGACAGATTCGTCCTGTTTACTGAGCCAAGACAGTTCTACTGTCTGTTTGATTTCGCGTTCAGAGTGCCCAGCAATATGCCGTCAAATGTGACCCCTGATCCAATGACCTTGGAGATGCGCTAA
- a CDS encoding uncharacterized protein (COG:S;~EggNog:ENOG410PZWE;~InterPro:IPR036047;~go_function: GO:0005515 - protein binding [Evidence IEA]), which produces MKHTRHTKADKLQPYKDRFAGLLWDCKEIILRHLTRHDLAQCEQVNKAWQSLVHEWMIAPNGYCMLFPESWRLEMQAGGNDDEKVRRVKDVGVRYTRYTKLRSGRASSGRVIGTEIDIREWSRAGVEGDFAAWLGTDGIFTQRLGFQPDGSLYPIRKLYNPCSEADECNLRLSRCGSVLLCGSIVPSPDITDLTLVYGCWDRIPSESDHCARDQVYAISTETGWYLWKREAPICTELIIGVGETRVYSLRREPGCEPLKFLVTQDLYSGAVLNTVSIENDALGCALAGICCVRQLNGKDVLVTFNAQYQPRQPPDTLPYPIMLTSGHIQIIRPEYGTIIQTIEANRCNSANPDMRIMPSPMNAEDFAFVCRGPEREGCHGYKVYKLSPHATGGSRGRKKGKKYKYRITSTEVVKFNRLRVYPVGVDIDPFRHLFVVMASSIDAPLILPMEELTAPFGEETAHHDGLDLALEGHVDKWLASGPGSAITLLRTREKKVDYEILTIRDTPTLCCIPKVCFAGRDKVLIYTGVQQYLFDFAFRNHRRYTMRSKPGRIKELGGIGELENGRGRLKSRYAYDA; this is translated from the exons ATGAAACACACACGGCATACCAAGGCCgacaagctgcagccatATAAAGACCGCTTCGCGGGTCTTTTATGGGACTGCAAGGAAATCATCCTACGGCATTTAACTCGCCACGACCTAGCTCAGTGCGAGCAAGTTAATAAAGCATGGCAGAGTCTCGTCCACGAGTGGATGATTGCTCCAAATGGATACTGCATGCTCTTCCCAGAGAGCTGGAGACTGGAAATGCAAGCCGGTGGCAACGATGATGAGAAAGTGAGAAGGGTTAAGGACGTCG GTGTACGCTACACTCGGTACACGAAGCTCAGGTCCGGCAGGGCATCCAGTGGTCGTGTTATTGGGACTGAGATTGATATACGCGAATGGTCTCGTGCTGGTGTGGAGGGAGACTTTGCGGCCTGGCTTGGTACTGACGGGATATTCACGCAGCGGCTTGGTTTCCAGCCTGATGGGTCGCTATATCCCATTCGCAAGCTTTACAACCCTTGTAGTGAGGCTGATGAGTGTAACCTGCGCCTAAGTCGGTGTGGGTCTGTACTGCTTTGCGGCTCCATTGTGCCTTCTCCTGATATAACTGACCTAACACTGGTATATGGCTGTTGGGATAGAATCCCATCAGAATCGGACCACTGCGCCAGGGATCAAGTTTACGCCATTTCTACCGAGACAGGCTGGTATCTTTGGAAGCGAGAAGCTCCTATATGCACAGAGCTTATTATAGGGGTTGGTGAAACCAGGGTTTACTCTCTGCGCCGGGAGCCAGGGTGTGAGCCTTTGAAATTCCTTGTAACCCAGGATCTGTACTCTGGGGCGGTTCTTAACACGGTAAGTATTGAGAATGATGCACTCGGATGTGCTCTTGCTGGCATATGCTGCGTCCGCCAGCTTAATGGCAAAGATGTACTGGTCACCTTCAACGCTCAGTATCAGCCGCGCCAACCTCCCGACACCCTTCCATACCCGATAATGTTGACAAGCGGCCATATTCAAATTATTAGACCCGAATACGGTACAATAATACAGACCATCGAAGCTAATAGGTGCAATTCAGCCAATCCGGATATGCGAATAATGCCGTCTCCTATGAACGCAGAAGACTTTGCTTTTGTCTGCCGGGGCCCAGAGCGCGAGGGCTGCCATGGGTATAAAGTGTACAAGCTCTCCCCACACGCCACAGGCGGGAGCAGGGGCAGAaaaaaggggaagaagtACAAATATCGCATCACAAGCACCGAAGTCGTCAAGTTCAACAGACTCCGTGTATACCCAGTGGGGGTGGACATTGATCCATTCAGACACTTGTTTGTGGTCATGGCCAGCAGTATTGATGCACCCCTGATCTTACCAATGGAGGAGCTTACAGCGCCATTTGGGGAAGAAACTGCCCATCATGATGGGCTTGATCTTGCGCTTGAAGGTCATGTTGATAAGTGGCTGGCCTCGGGCCCTGGAAGCGCCATCACCCTCCTACGAACGCgcgagaagaaggtggaTTATGAGATCCTCACGATCCGTGACACTCCTACCCTGTGTTGTATTCCTAAGGTGTGTTTTGCCGGAAGGGATAAGGTTTTGATCTACACCGGGGTTCAGCAGTACCTTTTTGACTTTGCGTTCCGGAACCATCGTCGTTATACTATGCGCAGTAAGCCTGGTCGTATAAAGGAACTGGGTGGAATAGGAGAGCTTGAAAACGGTCGAGGACGCCTAAAATCAAGATATGCTTACGACGCTTAG
- a CDS encoding uncharacterized protein (COG:K;~EggNog:ENOG410Q1G9;~InterPro:IPR036864,IPR007219,IPR001138;~PFAM:PF00172;~go_function: GO:0000981 - DNA-binding transcription factor activity, RNA polymerase II-specific [Evidence IEA];~go_function: GO:0003677 - DNA binding [Evidence IEA];~go_function: GO:0008270 - zinc ion binding [Evidence IEA];~go_process: GO:0006351 - transcription, DNA-templated [Evidence IEA];~go_process: GO:0006355 - regulation of transcription, DNA-templated [Evidence IEA]), with product MRSAQESDGSHHGSVNSGSTTLAQRKRQRDEAEEASIPPCAQCRSRKVRCDRQRPDCSNCRRAGVPCEYSNSSSTAYNIKELFDAFSSVTSRLDRMEETLAGIAHYIKYITPTAGGLQSPPTTDGVHSHSQDAGDVAPPVESTAACAIPDQDDERVPGDPASIALFTSLRRRLQSAVEGPPSEPTTLWALAAKDPAVKRVLERQLELFPFNGGCLDFPVSSNTQPIQAPPRYILEDCLRSSFTELHVFASVFQKQYLEDAVAFYYDSPPCQQSQAQVLMMNNIYLLAITLQARAYRARQTGSKSTYLNLEVAYALLGNCDRALQNLGAFNNPTVENVRALLSLAFVCQEYYSVPVQIRVFQETARLTRAVGLQKWHAPNNGSWDNLSEDERLFWLIYTMDKQLAFQSGQAGELYLHDCTLPLYPCGTGTPTIEQVHGAFTSLSTIWEEIYSSLYSVRSSIIDDFARNTHVRRLHSILSVWKEAYEPLFTSWTLPDLSHLKHVQTELQYAFLTTNLLIQRCNTTLPPSERYREFAEPALKLLTTNFDTLSPSECTTLGRIFRNYPLIAFHDFFLYTLLSEGAGLAENAELLHAATRLLEPFRDADFPESFYNKIYSGFIWCTNQLDILLEVCHQRASLTGGICPELDEMANPLSGLAPGLGV from the exons ATGCGTTCAGCACAAGAAAGCGATGGGTCTCACCATGGCAGCGTAAACAGTGGGTCAACGACTCTCGCCCAGCGCAAACGGCAGCGAGACGAGGCAGAAGAGGCCTCAATCCCTCCTTGTGCACAGTGCCGGTCCCGTAAAGTGCGCTGTGACCGTCAACGGCCCGATTGCTCCAACTGTCGCAGAGCCGGCGTTCCCTGCGAGTATTCCAACTCGTCGTCCACAGCGTACAATATCAAGGAGCTATTCGACGCATTCTCATCGGTGACTTCGCGCTTGGATCGGATGGAAGAGACGTTGGCAGGAATCGCACATTATATCAAATACATTACTCCTACAGCTGGAGGGCTGCAGTCGCCCCCAACTACCGATGGTGTACATTCTCACTCGCAGGACGCTGGGGACGTCGCACCGCCTGTCGAAAGCACAGCAGCGTGTGCCATCCCCGATCAAGACGACGAACGAGTTCCAGGTGATCCGGCCTCGATCGCCTTGTTCACGTCGCTTCGTCGCCGTCTGCAATCTGCAGTCGAAGGGCCACCTAGCGAACCGACGACTCTGTGGGCACTGGCCGCCAAAGATCCTGCCGTGAAGCGTGTCCTTGAGCGCCAGCTAGAACTGTTCCCATTCAACGGTGGTTGTCTGGACTTCCCTGTGAGCAGCAACACTCAGCCCATACAGGCGCCGCCACGTTATATCCTTGAGGATTGCCTCCGGTCTTCTTTCACAGAACTCCACGTCTTTGCGTCTGTCTTCCAGAAGCAATATCTTGAAGATGCGGTCGCGTTTTACTATGATTCACCACCTTGCCAGCAGTCGCAGGCCCAGGTGCTCATGATGaacaatatatatctactcgCTATTACCCTTCAAGCGCGGGCTTACAGGGCGCGCCAGACTGGGTCAAAGAGCACGTATCTTAATCTGGAAGTTGCCTACGCTCTCCTTGGAAATTGTGACAGGGCGCTGCAGAATCTGGGGGCCTTTAACAACCCCACGGTAGAAAATGTCCGGGCGCTGCTTAGTCTG GCTTTTGTGTGCCAGGAATATTACTCTGTTCCTGTCCAGATTCGTGTTTTCCAGGAAACTGCTCGCCTCACCCGCGCGGTCGGCCTACAGAAATGGCATGCACCCAACAACGGGTCGTGGGATAATTTATCGGAAGACGAGCGGCTTTTTTGGCTCATCTATACAATGGACAAACAGCTGGCCTTTCAGAGTGGCCAGGCCGGGGAACTCTACCTCCACGACTGCACCCTGCCGCTGTACCCCTGTGGAACGGGCACGCCGACAATAGAGCAAGTCCACGGAGCCTTCACCAGTCTTTCCACCATTTGGGAGGAGATTTATTCCTCGCTGTATTCCGTACGCTCATCAATCATTGATGACTTCGCCCGTAACACCCATGTCCGCCGCTTACATTCCATACTCTCTGTCTGGAAGGAAGCCTACGAGCCTCTGTTCACCAGTTGGACTCTCCCCGACCTATCTCATCTCAAACACGTCCAGACTGAGCTCCAATACGCTTTCCTCACCACAaatctcctcatccaacgCTGCAACACCACTCTCCCCCCATCCGAGCGCTACCGCGAATTCGCCGAGCCCGccctcaaactcctcaccaccaacttCGACACTCTCTCCCCATCCGAATGCACCACCCTCGGCCGGATTTTCCGCAACTACCCCCTCATCGCATTCCACGACTTCTTTCTGTACACCCTTCTCTCGGAGGGGGCAGGCCTCGCAGAGAACGCCGAGCTCCTGCACGCTGCGACGCGTCTTCTCGAACCATTCCGCGATGCAGACTTTCCCGAGtctttctataataagatctaCTCGGGTTTTATTTGGTGCACCAACCAATTGGATATCTTGTTGGAGGTTTGTCATCAGCGTGCTTCGCTGACCGGTGGGATCTGTCCTGAGCTTGATGAGATGGCAAATCCGTTGTCGGGGTTGGCGCCGGGACTGGGTGTTTAG
- a CDS encoding uncharacterized protein (COG:O;~EggNog:ENOG410PNJQ;~InterPro:IPR001384,IPR024079;~MEROPS:MER0001394;~PFAM:PF02102,PF14521;~SECRETED:SignalP(1-18);~go_function: GO:0004222 - metalloendopeptidase activity [Evidence IEA];~go_function: GO:0008237 - metallopeptidase activity [Evidence IEA];~go_process: GO:0006508 - proteolysis [Evidence IEA]), whose protein sequence is MRFIAPVALLTLLQGINASPVDVKLNSPGLQVTLSQVDNTRIKAVVQNTGSEEVTFVHLNFFQDASPVKKVSLFRNENEVEFQGVKYRIKTTDLSEDALTSLAPGATIEDVFDIASTSDLSEGGSITLRSQGSVPIVKDKNVSGALPFSSNELTIDVDGAKAAEVTNIGKTLARRTQISGCSGSRGTALQTALRNTVSLANAAASAARSGGSRFTTFFKTDSTSTRNSVAARFSAIASEASSTTSGATQYLCTDTYGYCSSNVLAWTLPAYDIIANCDLYYSALPALTSTCYDQDQATTTLHEFTHAPGVYSPGTEDYAYGYSASVALSASQALNNADSYALFANSVNLGC, encoded by the exons ATGCGGTTCATCGCCCCCGTTGCCCTCCTGACTCTGCTGCAAGGCATCAACGCATCTCCAGTTGATGTCAAGCTCAACAGCCCTGGCCTGCAAGTCACCCTCTCCCAGGTGGACAACACCCGCATCAAGGCTGTTGTGCAGAACACTGGCAGCGAGGAGGTTACCTTTGTGCACCTGAACTTCTTCCAGGACGCTTCGCCCGTCAAGAAGGTGTCTCTGTTCCGCAATG AAAACGAGGTCGAATTCCAGGGCGTCAAGTACCGCATCAAGACCACCGACCTGTCCGAGGATGCCCTAACCTCGCTCGCCCCCGGTGCTACCATCGAGGACGTCTTCGACATCGCCTCGACCAGCGATCTATCCGAGGGCGGCTCCATCACCCTCCGCTCGCAGGGCTCCGTCCCCAtcgtcaaggacaagaatGTGTCCGGCGcactccccttctcttccaacGAGCTCACTATCGACGTCGACGgcgccaaagccgccgaGGTCACCAACATCGGCAAGACGCTCGCCCGCCGCACCCAAATCAGCGGCTGCTCAGGGTCCCGCGGCACAGCCCTGCAAACCGCCCTGCGCAACACCGTCTCGCTCGCCAATGCCGCCGCATCGGCCGCTCGCAGCGGTGGCTCCCGCTTCACGACCTTCTTCAAGAccgacagcaccagcacccgCAACAGCGTGGCCGCCCGCTTCAGCGCCATCGCCTCCGAGGCAAGCTCGACCACCTCCGGCGCAACCCAATACCTCTGCACCGACACCTACGGATACTGCAGCTCCAACGTCCTCGCCTGGACCCTGCCCGCTtacgacatcatcgccaacTGCGATCTGTACTACAGCGCCCTCCCTGCGCTGACTTCGACCTGCTacgaccaggaccaggccaccaccaccctgcATGAGTTCACCCACGCCCCGGGCGTCTACAGCCCCGGTACTGAGGACTACGCCTATGGCTACTCGGCTTCTGTTGCGCTGAGTGCATCCCAGGCGCTGAACAATGCTGACTCGTATGCGCTGTTTGCTAACT CTGTAAACCTTGGCTGTTAG
- a CDS encoding uncharacterized protein (COG:S;~EggNog:ENOG410PS0I), whose protein sequence is MSTDSASPPLEVRVVPPSIPASFTPPVAVSIQLSVLNHAESPVTVLNWGSPLDPRANILGVFEIRDSDSDELVTIDTVKFTRKLPPPREDFVQIPTGGTIDTEVTLPRVPLVEGHRYTVQARGWWQAVWEKPLQDVPADDLEKLTGAKRGEFRSEAVPITVAPE, encoded by the coding sequence ATGTCGACCgactctgcttctcctcccctCGAGGTCCGGGTTGTGCCCCCGTCTATCCCTGCCTCGTTCACCCCGCCTGTAGCCGTGTCCATCCAGCTGTCAGTCCTCAACCATGCGGAGTCGCCTGTCACTGTCCTGAACTGGGGCTCGCCTCTTGATCCCCGTGCGAACATTCTTGGTGTCTTCGAGATCCGCGACTCAGACTCCGATGAGCTTGTGACGATCGATACGGTCAAGTTTACCCGCAAGCTCCCTCCGCCGAGAGAGGACTTTGTGCAAATTCCTACAGGTGGAACTATCGACACCGAAGTGACACTTCCTCGCGTTCCCCTCGTCGAGGGGCATCGCTACACCGTCCAAGCGCGGGGCTGGTGGCAGGCCGTCTGGGAGAAACCCCTGCAAGACGTCCCCGCGGATGACTTGGAGAAACTGACAGGTGCCAAGCGGGGGGAATTTCGGTCGGAGGCTGTGCCAATCACTGTTGCGCCGGAATAA
- a CDS encoding uncharacterized protein (COG:S;~EggNog:ENOG410PU0Y), whose product MVNDAEARRLATRAEQDLNTYQAKQGLGPQSDSAAESGVNEMAERKFPQESEVRYGGRDTVPSGSDRKPIPEEEGGIRDDRGRLAQAQQFEGRGGPEDKFSRE is encoded by the exons ATGGTGAACGACGCTGAAGCCCGCCGCTTGGCCACCCGCGCCGAGCAGGACCTCAACACCTACCAGGCGAAGCAAGGACTCGGTCCTCAGAGCGACTCCG CTGCTGAATCCGGCGTCAACGAGATGGCCGAGCGCAAGTTCCCCCAAGAGTCCGAAGTACGGTACGGCGGCCGAGACACGGTCCCATCAGGATCCGACCGGAAGCCTATTCCTGAAGAAGAGGGCGGCATCAGAGATGACCGAGGACG ACTTGCGCAGGCGCAACAGTTCGAAGGACGAGGCGGGCCCGAGGATAAGTTCAGTCGGGAGTAA
- a CDS encoding OBAP family protein (COG:S;~EggNog:ENOG410PN1J;~InterPro:IPR010686;~PFAM:PF06884): MAHENKLPGDPLTARSQVLETAAGATQAFTPIKQICAHLHAFHVYASDPTRCVEANHYCSHLTEDLRQCLIYDSPEKNARLIGIEYMVSPRLFETLPSEERKLWHTHEFEVKSGMLIMPTPRGIPNPVWEAAETAEMRDIAPVYGKTYHFWQVDRGDIVPMGAPQLMGSFTSDESVRRAVPGGLAELVEERDEAFGVDTLTKQEKRSDIEPVDKHPDADGMWQSPAQETAKPRAAAGATWNIGEQRATQHAQPAGSSRKTFSTIPT; this comes from the exons atgGCGCACGAAAACAAACTCCCCGGCGACCCGCTAACGGCCAGGTCCCAGGTCCTGGAAACTGCAGCAGGCGCCACGCAGGCTTTCACGCCCATCAAGCAGATTTGCGCCCATCTGCATGCGTTCCATGTCTATGCTTCTGACCCGACGCGCTGCGTGGAGGCGAACCACTACTGTTCGCATTTGACGGAGG ACCTCCGCCAATGTCTCATCTATGACTCCCCCGAGAAAAACGCCCGACTGATCGGTATCGAATACATGGTCTCCCCGCGCCTCTTCGAGACCCTCCCATCGGAAGAGCGAAAGCTATGGCACACGCACGAGTTTGAAGTGAAATCTGGGATGCTGATTATGCCGACGCCGCGCGGAATCCCGAACCCGGTCTGGGAGGCGGCCGAGACGGCGGAGATGCGAGACATCGCGCCTGTGTACGGCAAGACGTATCATTTCTGGCAAGTTGATCGGGGCGACATAGTACCCATGGGCGCGCCGCAGCTTATGGGGAGTTTCACGAGTGACGAGTCTGTGAGGAGAGCGGTGCCTGGTGGGTTGGCGGAGTTGGTTGAGGAGCGAGATGAGGCGTTTGGGGTGGATACCTTGACCAaacaggagaagaggagtgATATTGAGCCTGTTGATAAACATCCTG ATGCGGATGGTATGTGGCAGAGCCCTGCCCAGGAGACGGCGAAGCCGAGAGCTGCTGCCGGTGCTACTTGGAATATTGGCGAGCAGCGCGCGACTCAGCATGCACAACCGGCTGGGAGCTCTAGGAAGACGTTCTCGACTATACCTACGTAG
- a CDS encoding uncharacterized protein (COG:E;~EggNog:ENOG410PMJG;~InterPro:IPR002293;~TransMembrane:3 (i57-74o94-115i127-150o);~go_component: GO:0016020 - membrane [Evidence IEA];~go_function: GO:0022857 - transmembrane transporter activity [Evidence IEA];~go_process: GO:0055085 - transmembrane transport [Evidence IEA]) → MPEQKAEPAQATHSEGVEMQDTRSATSERTQIPSENEQRTLENAGTEYREKQQLDRYLSFLASLAFSATLLASWETTGAGLLAGLYNGGPVAVVYGLIVSIVGNLAIAMSLAELASVHPTAGAQYHWTYVLAPCYPRFLSFFQGWITVWYSQRINYRHS, encoded by the exons ATGCCTGAACAGAAGGCAGAGCCCGCACAAGCGACACACAGTGAAGGAGTCGAGATGCAGGATACTAGGTCCGCCACCTCTGAGCGCACGCAGATACCATCTGAGAACGAGCAACGCACTCTGGAGAACGCCGGGACGGAATACCgcgagaagcagcagctcgAT AGATACTTAAGCTTCCTTGCATCCCTTGCCTTTTCAGCAACACTCCTCGCGTCATGGGAGACAACCGGAGCTGGACTTCTGGCTGGGCTATATAACGGTGGCCCGGTGGCAGTTGTATACGGGCTGATTGTGAGCATCGTCGGGAATTTGGCGATTGCAATGTCTTTGGCTGAGCTGGCGTCTGT GCACCCGACTGCTGGCGCACAGTACCACTGGACTTATGTTCTCGCGCCATGCTATCCGCGCTTCTTGAGCTTTTTCCAAG GATGGATCACCGTATGGTATTCCCAGCGTATAAACTATCGCCACAGCTAA